In a genomic window of Deltaproteobacteria bacterium:
- a CDS encoding response regulator has translation MVVAVPGDEGTRIAEVLADAGYRVQRQSRAGAAGAGGADVVIVDDAAGAARGAPAWDPGGGGSPRVLAVVGPADPPVAVADAYLARPVAPAVLLAQVRALLRSRDAARSARGRQPLDALRDPVVVTRGDGVIVHANRAFAELAGRGQAELAGVPVATVCPPLAAAAPPDAASRYEVTVQCGDRWYHVTSDPAGECGDRVWLLRDLTRERESAEALREQQKRLEQTREQLMVAQKMEAIARLAGGMAHDFNNLLTVIMLTSHELLAHAADDRVREQAEAIQQAAERGADLTRRLLAVGRREPDSATSTPLGSAFAGLRPLLVRTLPESIDLDFDVERDVVAIVPPAHLDQILLNLVVNARDAIGPAPGRIRLAARAVSVDAPVVGCPDRVEPGRYAVVEVADSGPGIAPAEVARIFEPFYTTKPPGAGSGLGLPTVHGLVAQHGGAVTVHNEPGGGAVFRVYLPEGSEARPAAAPDVAGARRSAGGIAGRHVLLVEDDPAVRRSFVRAIESAGGVVAKAASSAEEALAWVHGRAAAGGGIDALLSDVVTPGTVSAVALADDVRRRWPGCGVVFVSGYAADLAAVQDASLDGVEFLPKPVRGDDVVRALARVAGR, from the coding sequence GTGGTCGTCGCCGTGCCCGGCGACGAGGGGACGCGAATCGCCGAGGTGCTCGCGGATGCGGGCTACCGGGTGCAGCGGCAGTCGCGCGCCGGCGCGGCGGGCGCGGGCGGCGCGGACGTGGTGATCGTCGACGACGCCGCGGGTGCGGCGCGCGGCGCGCCCGCGTGGGATCCCGGCGGGGGCGGCTCCCCGCGGGTGCTCGCCGTGGTCGGACCCGCGGATCCGCCGGTCGCGGTCGCCGACGCCTACCTCGCGCGGCCCGTCGCCCCGGCGGTCCTGTTGGCCCAGGTGCGAGCGCTGCTGCGGAGCCGCGACGCCGCGCGGTCCGCGCGCGGGCGCCAGCCGCTGGACGCGCTGCGCGACCCGGTCGTGGTGACCCGCGGCGACGGCGTCATCGTCCACGCCAATCGCGCGTTCGCCGAGTTGGCGGGGCGCGGCCAGGCCGAACTGGCCGGCGTGCCCGTGGCGACGGTGTGCCCGCCGCTGGCCGCCGCCGCGCCGCCCGACGCGGCGAGCCGCTACGAGGTCACCGTGCAGTGCGGCGACCGCTGGTACCACGTCACGTCGGATCCGGCCGGCGAGTGCGGCGATCGCGTGTGGCTGCTGCGCGACCTCACGCGCGAGCGGGAGTCGGCGGAGGCGTTGCGGGAACAACAAAAGCGGCTCGAGCAGACGCGCGAGCAGCTCATGGTCGCGCAAAAGATGGAGGCGATCGCGCGCCTCGCCGGCGGGATGGCGCACGACTTCAACAACCTGCTGACCGTCATCATGCTCACCAGTCACGAGCTGCTGGCGCACGCGGCCGACGACCGCGTGCGGGAGCAGGCCGAGGCGATTCAGCAGGCCGCCGAGCGCGGAGCGGATCTCACCCGCCGGTTGCTCGCGGTCGGCCGCCGCGAGCCGGATTCGGCGACATCCACGCCGCTCGGCTCGGCGTTCGCCGGCTTGCGGCCGCTGCTCGTGCGCACGCTGCCCGAGTCCATCGACCTCGACTTCGACGTCGAGCGCGACGTCGTCGCGATCGTGCCGCCGGCGCACCTGGACCAGATCCTGCTCAACCTCGTCGTCAACGCGCGCGACGCCATCGGGCCGGCGCCGGGCCGCATTCGACTCGCCGCCCGCGCCGTCTCGGTGGACGCGCCGGTCGTCGGCTGTCCGGACCGCGTCGAGCCGGGGCGGTACGCGGTCGTCGAGGTCGCGGATTCCGGGCCGGGGATCGCGCCGGCGGAGGTCGCGCGCATCTTCGAGCCGTTTTACACGACCAAGCCGCCGGGGGCCGGCAGCGGCCTCGGCCTGCCGACCGTGCACGGCCTCGTCGCGCAGCACGGCGGCGCCGTGACGGTCCACAACGAGCCGGGCGGCGGCGCCGTGTTCCGCGTCTACCTACCCGAGGGATCGGAGGCCCGTCCGGCCGCGGCCCCGGATGTCGCCGGGGCGCGGCGGTCCGCGGGGGGCATCGCCGGGCGCCACGTGCTGCTCGTCGAGGACGACCCCGCCGTGCGCCGCAGCTTCGTCCGCGCCATCGAGAGCGCGGGGGGCGTCGTGGCCAAGGCGGCGTCGTCGGCGGAGGAGGCGCTCGCGTGGGTGCACGGTCGCGCCGCGGCGGGCGGGGGGATCGACGCGCTGCTGTCAGACGTCGTGACTCCGGGGACGGTGAGCGCCGTGGCGCTGGCCGACGACGTGCGGCGCCGATGGCCCGGATGTGGGGTCGTGTTCGTGTCGGGCTACGCGGCCGACCTGGCGGCGGTGCAGGACGCCTCGCTCGACGGCGTCGAGTTCCTCCCCAAGCCGGTCCGGGGCGACGACGTCGTTCGCGCGCTCGCTCGTGTGGCCGGCCGCTGA
- a CDS encoding DUF302 domain-containing protein, whose amino-acid sequence MSIPALKKDLNCTYEEALARVPEALAAEGFGILTEIDVRETLKKKLDVDFRRYKILGACNPPLAHRALNTDLDVGVLLPCNVVVYENDAGKASISAMDPVGAIGAFGGAQLQELAREVRAKLDRALESLA is encoded by the coding sequence ATGAGCATCCCAGCGCTGAAAAAAGACCTGAACTGCACCTACGAAGAGGCGCTCGCCCGCGTGCCGGAGGCGCTCGCCGCCGAGGGGTTCGGCATTCTCACCGAGATCGACGTCCGCGAGACGCTCAAAAAGAAGCTCGACGTCGACTTCCGGCGCTACAAGATCCTCGGGGCGTGCAATCCGCCGCTGGCCCACCGCGCGCTGAACACCGATCTGGACGTCGGCGTGCTGCTGCCGTGCAACGTCGTCGTCTACGAGAACGACGCCGGCAAGGCGTCGATCTCGGCGATGGACCCGGTCGGCGCAATCGGCGCGTTCGGCGGCGCCCAGCTGCAGGAACTCGCCCGCGAAGTCCGCGCCAAGCTCGACCGCGCGCTCGAGTCGCTGGCGTAA